GTGAGGTTTAAATGCTCCTTCTTCAGCACCGATGCCACCTCCTTTTTCACTACTTTCATCCTTAAAGTCTTTTTAGTTTTTCCATCTGGAATTTACAGAGAAATGAAAATACTCaatagtgtttttttaaaaaaattatttgtTTAATGCATTTGGAGCTGTTCTTGGGCCACTGTTCAGACCTGTCTCAGGTTGATCTTTTGGGGTTTCCCtggtttctttctcttctccagatggttttgtttctctcttgggatctttttcttccttcaggATCTTCATGTCCTCAAGCTTTACCTTGGGAGGTTTCTCTTGTTCTTTTGGCTCTGATTTTTCTTTGAGAAGCTTCGTtggttctgtctgtttttcctctctgggAGGTTTTTCTGCTCCCTCTTTGGCTTTAGAAACCATCCCCGCTGCTGCTTTCTCTTTGAAAGGAACATCTTGAGGTGTATCCTCCTTTTTCAACAGCTTTTTGGGTTCTTTGTCTACTTCTTTGGTGAGCAGCTTTGCtgttctgtcttctttttctgccttttctttagGTTTCACTGAtgtcttctcttcctttggACTCAAGGAGGACTTCTTCAGgcctttttctctctctacaGACCTCTTAGATTCCTCCTCCTTGATTgttatttctgtctctcttttcaagccttttgttgttttcttgtcTTCCTTCTCTCTTGAAGACTTGGGAGTGGATTTCTTTGAAGGTTCTAACATCTTGTCTTTTGAGGGAACCTTGACTTCTGTCTCTTTAGAGGGCTTCTCCACTTCCTCGTTTCTGTCTTCCAGGGAAGACTTTGTTTCTATACTTTCCTCTTTGGATGgtttctttgctttcttcttGGAAGGCTCTTTCTCTGCTTTGCCTTCATCcatcatttttgtttgtttctctttgacttcttttccttcttcagaATGTGATTTAACTTCTTTCTGTACCTTGAGagctttcttctcttttggtTCTTTGGTCTTTAGAACATCTTTATGTTCTGTTGGAGagtctttttcctcttcttttgttgtatttgtgtgttttacatctTTTGAGGGCTTCTTGACACCCCCTCCTTCTTTTGCAAGCTTCTTCGGTTCTTTGTGTTCTTTCGGAGATCTGATTTCTGCATCTTTATGTGGTTTCTCTACCTCTGGTTTCTCTGTCTCTTTAGGTGGTTTCTCTTCTGTCTGCTCAAGAGGTCTCTTGACTTCTTTGTCTTCTCTTGGTGGTCTCTGAGCTTCTGCAGCATCTTTAAGAGATTTCCTTGTTTCTTTTGCTTCACTAGCTGGTTTCTTTCCCTctgtgtctttcttttcttttgtcactTCATGAGACGGTTGCTTTTCTACTGTCTctacttttgtctgttttttagacactttcttttctttttgggtgGAATCTGCAACCCCCTCTTTGTCTTTTGGTTCTTTCTCTTTGGCAGCTTTCTTGACTGTTTTTTCTTCAACTAgtttcttttcttcatcttttctttgagacGTTTTCTTCACTCTTGGCTCTTCTTTCATATGTTCTTCCTTAGTTTCTATCTCCTTTAGTTGCTCTTTGGCTTTCATCTCCTCTTTGGATggtttcttttcctctgcctcttctttaggcttcttcttgtccttctgTTCTTCTGTAGGTGGTTTCTTTacttccttctcttctttagGGTGTTTCTTTGCTCCAGTTGCTTCTTTGAATGACTTTTTCACTTCTACATGTATTTTAGGTGCTTGTTTCTCGTTTGTTACTTCTTTGGGAAGTTTAtggacattttcttcttcttctagaTGCATCATCCCTTCTTCTTTTGAGGGCTCCTTGGCCTCTTTTTCATCTCTCTTTGGCTTCTTTATTTCAGTCTCCTTTTTAGATGTCCTCTTTTCCTCTACCTTTTCTTTATGAGGTTTCTttatcttttcttcttctttcggAGGCttcttaatttcttttttcGGCAGCTCCTTAACCTCTTTCTGTTCTTTAGGTGGTTTTTtagcttctttctcttctttaggtggctctttaacttctttctcttctttaggtggcTTTTTAACTTCTTTCTTGTCTTTAGGTGGCTCTTTAACTTCTTGTTTTGtaacttttttctcttctttaggtggTTTTGTaacttctttctctcctttaggTGGCCTTTtaacttctttctcttctttaggtggcTCTTTAACTTCTTGTTTTGtaacttttttctcttctttaggtggTTTTGTAACTTCTATCTCTCCTTTAGGTGGCTTTTTAACTTCTTTCTCTTTAGGTGGCTCTTTaagttctttctcttctttaggtggcTTTTTAAGTTCTTTCTTGTCTTTAGGTGGCTCTTTaagttctttctcttctttaggtggctttttaacttctttctcttctttaggtggctctttaacgtctttctcttctttaggtggctctttaacttttttctcttctttaggtggTTTTGTAGCTTCTTTCTCATCTTTAGGTGGttttttaacttctttcttGTCTTTAGGTGGCTCTTTAATTTCTGGTTTTGtaacttctttctcttctttaggtggctctttaagttctttctcttctttaggtggcTTTTTAACTTCTTTCTTGTCTTTAGGTGGCTCTTTAACTTCTTGTTTTGtaacttttttctcttctttaggtggTTTTGTaacttctttctctcctttaggTGGCCTTTtaacttctttctcttctttaggtggcTCTTTAACTTCTTGTTTTGtaacttttttctcttctttaggtggTTTTGTAACTTCTATCTCTCCTTTAGGTGGCTTTTTAACTTCTTTCTCTTTAGGTGGCTCTTTaagttctttctcttctttaggtggcTTTTTAAGTTCTTTCTTGTCTTTAGGTGGCTCTTTaagttctttctcttctttaggtggctttttaacttctttctcttctttaggtggctctttaacgtctttctcttctttaggtggctctttaacttttttctcttctttaggtggTTTTGTAGCTTCTTTCTCATCTTTAGGTGGttttttaacttctttcttGTCTTTAGGTGGCTCTTTAATTTCTGGTTTTGtaacttctttctcttctttaggtggctctttaagttctttctcttctttaggtggctctttaagttctttctcttctttaggtggctttttaacttctttcttgtctttaggtggctctttaagttctttctcttctttaggtggctttttaacttctttcttgtctttaggtggctctttaagttctttctcttctttaggtggcTTTTTAAGTTCTTTCTTGTCTTTAGGTGGCTCTTTaagttctttctcttctttaggtggctttttaacttctttcttgtctttaggtggctctttaagttctttctcttctttaggtggcTTTTTAAGTTCTTTCTTGTCTTTAGGTGGCTCTTTaagttctttctcttctttaggtggcTTTTTAAGTTCTTTCTTGTCTTTAGGTGGCTCTTTaagttctttctcttctttaggtggcTTTTTATCTTTCGGTGGTGTTGTAATGCCTTTCTCTCCTTTAGGTGGCACTTTAACTTCTTGTTTTGtaacttctttctcttctctaggTGTTTTTGtaacttctttctcttctttaggtggcTCTTTAACTTCTTTAGGTGGTTTTGtaacttctttctcttttttaattgcAGGACTAACATGTTTGACTtcttttggaacttcttcaatCTCTTTCTTGGATGGTTCCTTCATGTCTTTATCCTCCTTGGGATGTTTCTGTAAATCCAGCTTCTCTTTGAATGTTTtgacctctttctcttctttaaaatgctttttaatttctttatcTTTAGGAAGGTCTTTCTTTtcagttgttgttttcttcatttttttcttttctttttgaggTTGCTTCTTTTCATCCCCAACTTTAAGTAGTTTCTCAACCCCTCTTTCCTCTTTGGAtggttttttcatttttattttttccatcttttcttctttctcttccagaGGCTTCTCATAATCTTCTGCTCCTTTAAGAtgcttctttgtttctttttcatcttcagGTGACTTCACTTCTTCTGAAAGTTACACAACCAACCAACAAATCAGTCACTAAAGAGCCTGTTTGTATTAGTTGTATAAATCCATTTTTCAGGTGGTGCAGACCAAAAGATTTAGATGCACATAGAATTTTACCTTTTACAACTGTAACTGTCACTTCTTCAACTGCGTCTATTCCCTCTTTAAGAACTGAAATATAGTTGTAGAAGCAGTCATAACATGCTTGATTACCCCCAGTGATTAAAATGCTCAGAGTGTGAAGTGTTATAATTAAGTGTAAATATATTGTGCATATTTAAAGGGGATATATTATTATTTCCAGACACAATTTTTTGTCCCCAATGGAAATGTTTTCTCGATCTGTTAGCGCCATCTAGCAGACAGTTGTGGTAATGTCTATCCTAACCGAGGAGGGAGCCTATGATGAAACACCACCATAGCTCTGAGGAGATAGGACCTCATGCAGTTTATACAAGACACGGCTTTGAAATTCCAATAAAACAGAATGATTCACGAATGCAGTTAAGTTGACaagcacaccacacacacacacacacacacacacacacacacaagaaactTGCAGTAAGATCTCCACAGCTTTGAGCGTTTTGGCAAAAGCTTAAGGAATAAGAATAAAACACAGTGAGAGCAGAAACAAGCAGGTGAGTTAAGGTGTGTTTCTCTTGGTGAAATGTCTcagtaaaacaaatgaatggCTGTTAGTTTTGTATTCTTTTAAACATACAGAAGTGTGAAGACAACATCACGTCCATCTATGTAAAAGATTCACTGGAAACACTTTCATCACTCTTTTTGGAAAACGATGGAAGGTTACGGGACGGTGATGTACCTTTGGGGCTTTTGCGACCGGTTCTGGATCTGATTCTTCTGTGCCTCTCAAAGGGAACATGGATCTTCCTCTTGCGTTTGACAGCAGCTTTCCCACTTTCACTGTTGTCGTTGTTTTTGTCCTGATCGTTGATGTCGATGTCAGAGAATTTCTCTTggtccagagcagcagcctctgcgTCTTCCTCACCCACAGATCTCAGTGTGGTACTAGTGTTTTCCTGTCTCTCAGCTGACAGAGTTGTAACATGTTTTTGGACAAATGGagcttcttcctcatcttcatcttcttcagcgGACTCCACTTCAAATTCCTTTTGTCCATTCTCCTGCTCTAAAGACTCTTCCAGGTCCAAAGCTTTATCAGCTAAATTTACAAACTCCTCAGCAGCCTTTACTTCTaattctctctcctcctcctcctccaccagctcctccattGTCACCTCATCATTCCCATTCTTTACATATTCAATAgttgttttctcctcctcctcaacttcttcagttgttttcttctcctcttcctcctcaacttcttcagttgttttcttctcctctacctcctcgacttcttcagttgttttcttctcctcttcctcctcaacttcttcagttgttttctcctcctcctcaatatCTCCAGTTGTTATTTCCTCCACAAAATCTTCAgttatttcctcctcctcaacatcttcagttgttttcttctcctcttcctccttaatATCCTCAATTGTtgtctcttcctcctcaacatcttcagtggtcttctcctcctcctcaacatcttcagttgtcttctcctcctcctcctcaacatcttcagttgttttcttctcctcttcctccttaatATCCTCAGTTGTTGTCTCTTCCTCCTCAAAATCTTCAgtggtcttctcctcctcctcctcaacatcttcagttgttttcttctcctcttcctccttaatATCCTCAGTtgtctcttcctcctcaacatcttcaattgtcttctcctcctcctctccctcctcctcaacatcttcagttgttttcttctcctcttcctccttaatATCCTCAGTtgttgtctcctcctcctcaacatcttcagtggtcttctcctcctcctcctcaacatcttcagttgttttcttctcctcttcctccttaatATCCTCAGTtgtctcttcctcctcaacatcttcagtcgttttcttctcctcttcctccttaatATCCTCAGTtgttgtctcctcctcctcaacatcttTAGTTGTTGTCTCCTCTTCGGCGTCAACATCTTCAGTTGTTgttatttcctcctcctcaacatcttcagttgttgttatttcctcctcctcaacatcttcagttgtcttctcctcctcttcatcctcaacaTATTTAGTtgttgtctcctcctcctcaacattTTCAGTTatttgctcctcttcttcctcaatAGCTTCAGTtgtctcctctgcttcctcctcaaTATCTTCAGAtgctgtctcctcctcttcctcatcaacatCTTCAGTTAtttgctcctcttctctctcctcaatAGCTTCAgttgtctcctcctcttcctcctcaacatCTTCAGCTGTCATCTCCTCCTGTACATTCTCTTCCAAAGTCTCTGGTCTCCCCTCCTTTTCTATATTATCTTTTATTGTGTcatcctcttctttttcctcctctattTTTTCAGTTACtgtgtcttcctctttctcctctgcttctAAATCCTCAATTGttgattcctcctcctccttttctgtaTGTTTTGTCAAatttccctcctctttttctacatatttggttgttttgctctcctcttcctctgatggTTCTGATTCTGTATCTTCCATCTGGATGTGTCTCACTGCTGATGTGACAGCAACAGGTTTAGTTGATCTTTTATTACACTCATCATTGTGTCTATGAACAAATACTGTAAGAATACCACCATGTTCTGCTGTCTCAGtcacacctcctgcagcttcagcctcctcctgctccacctcctcctcctcatccctcgAGTCTGAAGCTtcatgtgacccagcagcagcttcatcttcaGCAGCATGCATGATCTCTGTAACTGTATTATCAACCAGTGTGACCTGTTTTTAGTCTTTAGGAGCTGTACAGGACTTTGATTGGGCGACAATGGCCATTTATGGTATACAAACTACAATTATAATCTCATATAATACACAGCACACATGACATAGTTTATATGATCCACACAGCTTCCCAGCTCAGATGAGTCCCAGggaatatatacagtatatacggtatatatactgtatatatatatatatatatatatggatgtCTTCCACTGAAGTGAAATGTGTAGCACTTTAAGAATTCCATGCATTGGCAAATTCCATACATTCAAATATACAGGAAACAATACAAGTTCAATACAAATAAACTAAATACCACTGAAAACCAGTCTGTCAGTCATACAGAAGATGCTTTGATGTagcagaggagaacagagaaCTCATGCTCagttaattttttaaaaatatataaacaaaaAGGTTCAgacaatataataaaataagtacacatcttcagtgtgtgtgtgtgctatctAACAAATAGTGTGTAAAAAAGGGGAGGGACCAATGCATTTTTCAAGACAGACAAGTTTATCCAGGATGTAATGACACAGAATTGATCATGCTGGTTGATGAAGATGGAGTTTATTCAAAGATGACTAGAAAACAAAGGACAGGAGGCGCTTAAGCTAGTGCTgatacaacacacactcactgcatGCGTCACACCAATTCACAATTACAGCCTTACCTTTGTCTAATGGTGGCAGAAATTCACCTACAGTAAAGAGATGATTAAAAAGATGAATagaatgtttttttctgcagtaGGAAAGTTATTAAATGCTGTCATTACCTTTCCTCTGTACTAAATGGATATcagagccaggagcagcagtgtcatctaaaaaaacagaagaaagaagaagttaCACTTTTTACTCAGACATTGTTATCTTATATCTactatataaaataaaaacctttctCTGTGACCACATttgcagcaggtggagcagcagattCACCTGAAACACGTGAAGAACATACAATAACATGTTTAGTCCTTTAGAACCCATGAGCTTGCATGTACTCTTCTTTTCTGGTGGTGATTAATGTGTTTGATTCAGAATTTGAAATAATTCTCACCAACGATCATGCTGGACATGTAGGCCATGAGCAGTTCTTTCTTGTCTGTGAACTCCAACACGGcctcttcaattattttcaTAGGGTCGATGGAAACTTCAGGCACGATGGCTGAAATGTTTATTAGATTTATTGTGATTATTACAATCACTTTCAATCATTCACAATCCAGCAAGATGAATGTAGCGTTGCTCGTTTACTGATTACGCCACATCTTGTGCAAGCACAGACCTCGTTCGCCAGCCAGTGCTGAGGAGACGTAGTTCAGGAGATTATTTATCTCTTCTGTGGTGACCTCTACTGTCCTCTTCAGAGCTGATGTGGGACTGAAGCCAACAACATCCAGGAGAGCTGAGCAAGTGagggtggggggaaaaagctgTCAGCATAGTTAACAATAGCACGCAGTGCAGAAAGACATTCAATATGTGCTTGATTAAAGTGTCATTACTCCCTATTTTTAAACTACACACACAATATGTATATGtagaaaatgttcattttactAAAAAGACACACTATGTAACACTTTATAACAATTAAATGCAAATTGATTATTGAAAAGAAATACACTGGCGAGCTCAGTTATAAAAGTGCATGACCTTTCTAGGTTTCATGGATAAGAAAAGTTAATTTAGTTAAGTTATTGGAGTGGAGTGactgaaaaacaagaacaacatgTAAGAGAAATGTTGATTTAACTAAAGTGCAGTTAAACAGACACTGCATAGTAAAAGTTACAGCTCATAACAGATACTGTACCTTGATATGTGTCCAGTATTACATCTATAACTGTGCTCAACACGCCCTGGACATACTCGGCTATTCCGCTCACAAAGTCGTTAGTAACACTGAAGATGTTTCTGCCAATGACCACGGGGTCAATAAAGCTAACACCAGGGGCTCCTGAGGAAAACACAGTTTCTGTTATGTAACTTAGACAGTTAACTTAATGGTTATGGTTTTATTGAATTAGTAACATTACTGAAGTATTGAAATATTAAGCCTTACCTTTTGTCATATCCACTATTGTGTCTGACATGGTGCAGAGGAGTCCCTGCAAGTAGTCTTTCATTCCAATCACAGTGTCGTAGATGAGCGTGAAGGCATTTCTACCCAACCCCACAGGATCAATGAAGCTAACGTCAACAGATCCTGCAATGGAGACAAAACAAAGGTCCTAAAAGTCCCCAATACCAAGCATTACTGTGTCAGACGGCTGTGGTTTAGGTTTAAATACCCTTCACTCCATCCATAACCGCATTTATGACAGTGCAGATCGCATCCTGGACGTAGGCCACCACCCCACCCACAAGCTCATTGGTAACGGTGAAGACCTGTCTGCCGATGACCACTGGGTCAATGTAACTGAGATCAATGGGTGCTGAGAAAAAAGGACGCACATCTTTAATTcctgaaattaaaatgtaaattaaaatgTACAGCACATGAAAACAAGGACTTACCTTTATTTACAGCTCCTATAGTATCCACTATTGCATCCACAATCCCACACAACAAGTCTTTAAAGGATCCCATAGTTTCGCACACGAAAGCGTTGGTGGAATGGAAAATGCCTCTACCGATGACCACAGGGTCGACATAGCTGAGGTAGAAGGTTCCTGTGAGGATAAAAGGTGGTTATGTCAGATTAATACTAAACTGTAAACTAAACTCTTCTGTTTTAAGCTGTTTTCTCCATGATGGGTCTGCGTTGGTACCTTCTTCATCAGAAAAGTGTCGAACAAATGCATCTTTTGCCTCTGCTATTTCCTCCACAGCGTAAGTCGCTACAGACATGGGGTCACTTAAATCTGGTGCACACTCTGGGGGCCCACAAACAGCAATCAAGCTTCATATTTACATGATCTTTACTAAAAGGAGTTGTCTGAAAGTTTGCCATTACCCTGAAATTTGCCAAGCAAACTGGACACTTCATCCACCGCGTCGTTGACGGCCTGAACGGGATCTGTGATGATTTGCTGAATGTCTGCAGATGAGATCAATGGAATAAGATGCCTGCCTGAAAGTGAAAATGCTGAGAAGATGCAACATCGGAGCCCCACCTGGGACGGCCTTGTACTCCACAAAGTTGAACATGACCACACCCACCACGGCCCAGGACAGAAGAGCAGCGATAGCGatcagcagctctgctgacatTTTCAGTTTTGTGAGGAGCCCCCAGCCTTTTGACCCGAGAGAGTTCGTCtgtggtgctggaggaggaagaggaggaagagcgacaACATTCTAACAAGTCCCCAGTTTATAACTTTTGATTTCACAGCTGGTAAAAAGTTTACCTAAATAAGTCATTTTTGCAATGCTCATATAAAGTAATCACTATATTTAAAGCAAATGCACATCAGCAGTATAAAGAAACCCATCAACATTGTTTGTTCTTCTATTgcattaacattagcattatcATTAGCAGCTAAAGTTCCAATGGATACTATCCAGACGCATTTATCAGTAAGAAAACGGAATGCAAAAATTTAGTCGTCCCCAAGCTCCACTTTTTAAGTTTTTATTGGGAGTGAGTGTTGGAGTATAGTGGCTCCTGCAGGAACAGAACTGACAAGTACAATGTAAAAAGTACATATTTTCTTTATGtatttatatgtatttattttaaaaaaacaacataaaaataCAATGCATCACTCTTTTAGTTTCATCTTGTCTTTATAATCCAGCAGATTTGGGGCAGTTTAGACAGGTTTTAGAGGGAGCCCTGGGTGTCCCTAATGTGTCAGAAGATAATGAGTCAATTGCATTATCTATGCTCAAAAGGTGATGGTGCATTTTTCCTGTGCTTAAAGTCTAATTGTTCGGAAAACCTTCCTGCGACTCTTCTCATCAGTTAAGCTCTTCTGAGACACCGGCCTGCATTTTAAAAGTCAAAGAGACGAAGAGTTTGGACTAACAAGGTCAGTCCCAGTCACAGGAGAGCTTCACTAATACTGCGGCTATATGATCTCTTGTATTTATAGCGACAAGCACATAGCACATTTTCCTAAGAGGACAAAATAACCCCTTctgaatgtttgtgtttattcattACACATTTAAAGAGTGGCAGAACCAGTAAGAGTTGTTCGCTTTGCAGGTGTGTCTATCCTACCTTCAGCCATGGTGACACAGTTTCAACACTTTCAGTAAAAGTTGATCTTCATGTAAAtgtgaatgaaaaacaaagtcaCTTCTTCCGTATCAACATCCTTTTCGTCCGGCGGGGATTTATTCCATATTCCACTTTAT
Above is a genomic segment from Takifugu rubripes chromosome 2, fTakRub1.2, whole genome shotgun sequence containing:
- the LOC101079050 gene encoding trichohyalin isoform X4 — its product is MAEAPQTNSLGSKGWGLLTKLKMSAELLIAIAALLSWAVVGVVMFNFVEYKAVPDIQQIITDPVQAVNDAVDEVSSLLGKFQECAPDLSDPMSVATYAVEEIAEAKDAFVRHFSDEEGTFYLSYVDPVVIGRGIFHSTNAFVCETMGSFKDLLCGIVDAIVDTIGAVNKAPIDLSYIDPVVIGRQVFTVTNELVGGVVAYVQDAICTVINAVMDGVKGSVDVSFIDPVGLGRNAFTLIYDTVIGMKDYLQGLLCTMSDTIVDMTKGAPGVSFIDPVVIGRNIFSVTNDFVSGIAEYVQGVLSTVIDVILDTYQALLDVVGFSPTSALKRTVEVTTEEINNLLNYVSSALAGERAIVPEVSIDPMKIIEEAVLEFTDKKELLMAYMSSMIVGESAAPPAANVVTEKDDTAAPGSDIHLVQRKGEFLPPLDKVLKEGIDAVEEVTVTVVKEEVKSPEDEKETKKHLKGAEDYEKPLEEKEEKMEKIKMKKPSKEERGVEKLLKVGDEKKQPQKEKKKMKKTTTEKKDLPKDKEIKKHFKEEKEVKTFKEKLDLQKHPKEDKDMKEPSKKEIEEVPKEVKHVSPAIKKEKEVTKPPKEVKEPPKEEKEVTKTPREEKEVTKQEVKVPPKGEKGITTPPKDKKPPKEEKELKEPPKDKKELKKPPKEEKELKEPPKDKKELKKPPKEEKELKEPPKDKKEVKKPPKEEKELKEPPKDKKELKKPPKEEKELKEPPKDKKEVKKPPKEEKELKEPPKDKKEVKKPPKEEKELKEPPKEEKELKEPPKEEKEVTKPEIKEPPKDKKEVKKPPKDEKEATKPPKEEKKVKEPPKEEKDVKEPPKEEKEVKKPPKEEKELKEPPKDKKELKKPPKEEKELKEPPKEKEVKKPPKGEIEVTKPPKEEKKVTKQEVKEPPKEEKEVKRPPKGEKEVTKPPKEEKKVTKQEVKEPPKDKKEVKKPPKEEKELKEPPKEEKEVTKPEIKEPPKDKKEVKKPPKDEKEATKPPKEEKKVKEPPKEEKDVKEPPKEEKEVKKPPKEEKELKEPPKDKKELKKPPKEEKELKEPPKEKEVKKPPKGEIEVTKPPKEEKKVTKQEVKEPPKEEKEVKRPPKGEKEVTKPPKEEKKVTKQEVKEPPKDKKEVKKPPKEEKEVKEPPKEEKEAKKPPKEQKEVKELPKKEIKKPPKEEEKIKKPHKEKVEEKRTSKKETEIKKPKRDEKEAKEPSKEEGMMHLEEEENVHKLPKEVTNEKQAPKIHVEVKKSFKEATGAKKHPKEEKEVKKPPTEEQKDKKKPKEEAEEKKPSKEEMKAKEQLKEIETKEEHMKEEPRVKKTSQRKDEEKKLVEEKTVKKAAKEKEPKDKEGVADSTQKEKKVSKKQTKVETVEKQPSHEVTKEKKDTEGKKPASEAKETRKSLKDAAEAQRPPREDKEVKRPLEQTEEKPPKETEKPEVEKPHKDAEIRSPKEHKEPKKLAKEGGGVKKPSKDVKHTNTTKEEEKDSPTEHKDVLKTKEPKEKKALKVQKEVKSHSEEGKEVKEKQTKMMDEGKAEKEPSKKKAKKPSKEESIETKSSLEDRNEEVEKPSKETEVKVPSKDKMLEPSKKSTPKSSREKEDKKTTKGLKRETEITIKEEESKRSVEREKGLKKSSLSPKEEKTSVKPKEKAEKEDRTAKLLTKEVDKEPKKLLKKEDTPQDVPFKEKAAAGMVSKAKEGAEKPPREEKQTEPTKLLKEKSEPKEQEKPPKVKLEDMKILKEEKDPKRETKPSGEEKETRETPKDQPETDGKTKKTLRMKVVKKEVASVLKKEHLNLTTTAEEPEKAPKDTKKLPVLTKKHVRVTKAEMPKKTTKAAASKTEAVAPRETERPGRQKRDQEVVPRNASLVKERVKLVPMKRAADVSKQKASPAPAKAEAGEPRKNASLTKPKVKAVPLKKAFVASQDKVTPAPIKEEAKVSHEKLLKDKTPEPATPAKEAKIKMVLPKKAANKTEAETNKEKVKTPMKVKEPKVPEDKVKTDVSKEPGAPKGDKPAALKKEKLPEKKTAEEQKIKGLEKRVLKEIQKPSKKGSAEKKATKEKKAEADPSAPDSFLEDELPYFQCFFVDEDEAQFPFYAFSPLQI
- the LOC101079050 gene encoding titin isoform X6 — its product is MAEAPQTNSLGSKGWGLLTKLKMSAELLIAIAALLSWAVVGVVMFNFVEYKAVPDIQQIITDPVQAVNDAVDEVSSLLGKFQECAPDLSDPMSVATYAVEEIAEAKDAFVRHFSDEEGTFYLSYVDPVVIGRGIFHSTNAFVCETMGSFKDLLCGIVDAIVDTIGAVNKAPIDLSYIDPVVIGRQVFTVTNELVGGVVAYVQDAICTVINAVMDGVKGSVDVSFIDPVGLGRNAFTLIYDTVIGMKDYLQGLLCTMSDTIVDMTKGAPGVSFIDPVVIGRNIFSVTNDFVSGIAEYVQGVLSTVIDVILDTYQALLDVVGFSPTSALKRTVEVTTEEINNLLNYVSSALAGERAIVPEVSIDPMKIIEEAVLEFTDKKELLMAYMSSMIVGESAAPPAANVVTEKDDTAAPGSDIHLVQRKGEFLPPLDKVLKEGIDAVEEVTVTVVKEEVKSPEDEKETKKHLKGAEDYEKPLEEKEEKMEKIKMKKPSKEERGVEKLLKVGDEKKQPQKEKKKMKKTTTEKKDLPKDKEIKKHFKEEKEVKTFKEKLDLQKHPKEDKDMKEPSKKEIEEVPKEVKHVSPAIKKEKEVTKPPKEVKEPPKEEKEVTKTPREEKEVTKQEVKVPPKGEKGITTPPKDKKPPKEEKELKEPPKDKKELKKPPKEEKELKEPPKDKKELKKPPKEEKELKEPPKDKKEVKKPPKEEKELKEPPKDKKELKKPPKEEKELKEPPKDKKEVKKPPKEEKELKEPPKDKKEVKKPPKEEKELKEPPKEEKELKEPPKEEKEVTKPEIKEPPKDKKEVKKPPKDEKEATKPPKEEKKVKEPPKEEKDVKEPPKEEKEVKKPPKEEKELKEPPKDKKELKKPPKEEKELKEPPKEKEVKKPPKGEIEVTKPPKEEKKVTKQEVKEPPKEEKEVKRPPKGEKEVTKPPKEEKKVTKQEVKEPPKDKKEVKKPPKEEKELKEPPKEEKEVTKPEIKEPPKDKKEVKKPPKDEKEATKPPKEEKKVKEPPKEEKDVKEPPKEEKEVKKPPKEEKELKEPPKDKKELKKPPKEEKELKEPPKEKEVKKPPKGEIEVTKPPKEEKKVTKQEVKEPPKEEKEVKRPPKGEKEVTKPPKEEKKVTKQEVKEPPKDKKEVKKPPKEEKEVKEPPKEEKEAKKPPKEQKEVKELPKKEIKKPPKEEEKIKKPHKEKVEEKRTSKKETEIKKPKRDEKEAKEPSKEEGMMHLEEEENVHKLPKEVTNEKQAPKIHVEVKKSFKEATGAKKHPKEEKEVKKPPTEEQKDKKKPKEEAEEKKPSKEEMKAKEQLKEIETKEEHMKEEPRVKKTSQRKDEEKKLVEEKTVKKAAKEKEPKDKEGVADSTQKEKKVSKKQTKVETVEKQPSHEVTKEKKDTEGKKPASEAKETRKSLKDAAEAQRPPREDKEVKRPLEQTEEKPPKETEKPEVEKPHKDAEIRSPKEHKEPKKLAKEGGGVKKPSKDVKHTNTTKEEEKDSPTEHKDVLKTKEPKEKKALKVQKEVKSHSEEGKEVKEKQTKMMDEGKAEKEPSKKKAKKPSKEESIETKSSLEDRNEEVEKPSKETEVKVPSKDKMLEPSKKSTPKSSREKEDKKTTKGLKRETEITIKEEESKRSVEREKGLKKSSLSPKEEKTSVKPKEKAEKEDRTAKLLTKEVDKEPKKLLKKEDTPQDVPFKEKAAAGMVSKAKEGAEKPPREEKQTEPTKLLKEKSEPKEQEKPPKVKLEDMKILKEEKDPKRETKPSGEEKETRETPKDQPETDGKTKKTLRMKVVKKEVASVLKKEHLNLTTTAEEPEKAPKDTKKLPVLTKKHVRVTKAEMPKKTTKAAASKTEAVAPRETERPGRQKRDQEVVPRNASLVKERVKLVPMKRADVSKQKASPAPAKAEAGEPRKNASLTKPKVKAVPLKKAFVASQDKVTPAPIKEEAKVSHEKLLKDKTPEPATPAKEAKIKMVLPKKAANKTEAETNKEKVKTPMKVKEPKVPEDKVKTDVSKEPGAPKGDKPAALKKEKLPEKKTAEEQKIKGLEKRVLKEIQKPSKKGSAEKKATKEKKAEADPSAPDSFLEDELPYFQCFFVDEDEAQFPFYAFSPLQI